A genomic segment from Legionella micdadei encodes:
- a CDS encoding Dam family site-specific DNA-(adenine-N6)-methyltransferase → MIRIRPFLKWAGCKIHCIETILNSLPQANHLIEPFTGSGAIFVNSSYPSYLLAEENKDLISLFSCLQEEGEDFINYCANFFSIQNNCAEKYYWFREQFNQSTDIKYRSALFLYLNRHGYNGLCRYNQSGLYNVPFGRYIKPYFPRNEMNYFFHKSKQARFIQGDFRKTFAQAQPGDLIYCDPPYVPLSSSAYFSSYTGKKFTEQDQIDLANLAMESREKGITVVISNHDTEFTRYQYRHSKIISFPVKRWISCQSHNRFPVQELVAIFCPSL, encoded by the coding sequence ATGATTCGAATAAGACCATTCCTAAAATGGGCAGGGTGTAAAATTCACTGCATTGAAACCATTTTGAATTCTCTGCCTCAAGCAAACCACCTGATTGAGCCTTTTACAGGATCAGGTGCAATCTTTGTTAATTCAAGTTATCCAAGTTATTTATTGGCAGAAGAAAATAAAGATTTAATTAGCTTATTTAGCTGCTTACAAGAAGAAGGGGAAGATTTTATAAATTACTGTGCTAATTTTTTCTCTATACAAAATAACTGTGCAGAGAAGTACTACTGGTTTAGGGAGCAATTTAATCAAAGCACTGACATCAAATATCGATCTGCATTATTTCTTTATCTCAATCGGCATGGTTACAATGGATTATGCCGTTATAACCAAAGCGGCCTCTATAACGTGCCTTTTGGCCGGTATATAAAACCATATTTTCCCCGAAATGAAATGAACTATTTTTTTCACAAATCCAAGCAGGCTCGATTTATTCAAGGTGATTTTCGTAAGACATTTGCTCAAGCTCAACCTGGTGACTTAATATATTGCGACCCCCCTTATGTCCCTTTATCTTCTAGCGCTTATTTTTCCTCGTACACGGGTAAAAAATTTACTGAACAAGATCAGATTGATTTGGCTAATCTAGCCATGGAAAGCCGAGAAAAAGGAATTACAGTCGTTATCTCCAATCACGACACTGAGTTCACTCGTTATCAGTATCGTCACAGTAAAATTATCTCTTTTCCAGTAAAGCGATGGATCAGCTGCCAGTCCCACAATCGCTTTCCGGTACAAGAATTAGTAGCGATTTTTTGTCCCAGTCTATAA
- a CDS encoding MFS transporter — protein sequence MQITKTIGISKRQALFGSIVCAVGAFFYCYEFVLRIIPGALQSELSAAFGHISATTFGQLSAFYYFAYSPMQLPVGMLMDRFGPRRLLTFACLCCTIGSWMFTDTSSIFIAGSGRFLVGFGSSFAFVGVLSLALHWLPRRYFSLVAGLITTLGMLGLVYGEVKITEMAITMGWHHVLTMMVTIGAVLSIIIFFVVRDGPEGYSPHSHPLPEFFYNVWHVLSSPQVWLIGFVGACLYTSLSVFGELWGKTYLEQAHHLTKAEAARTISAMFLGWAVGAPIAGFLSDSTGRRVLPLVIGAIMAFICICMVLYYPGLSYISLNILLFLYGVFSATEIIVFIMAKENSGAELSGTVFAATNMIITLGGVIFQPLVGKLLDTFGDSGIVAGEHVYTVVDYQLALSILPISLLMVTILAFFMKDFRSIGQ from the coding sequence ATGCAGATAACTAAAACAATTGGAATCAGTAAAAGACAAGCGCTATTCGGTAGCATAGTCTGTGCAGTGGGTGCTTTCTTTTACTGTTATGAATTCGTATTAAGAATTATCCCAGGTGCTTTGCAAAGCGAATTAAGCGCTGCATTTGGCCATATTTCGGCAACAACGTTTGGCCAGTTGTCAGCTTTCTACTACTTCGCCTATTCGCCGATGCAGCTTCCAGTCGGTATGCTAATGGATCGATTTGGCCCAAGGCGGTTGCTGACCTTCGCTTGTCTTTGCTGCACCATTGGTTCATGGATGTTTACGGATACTTCCTCGATCTTCATAGCTGGTAGCGGGCGATTTTTAGTTGGTTTTGGCTCCTCATTTGCATTCGTGGGTGTTTTATCACTTGCTTTACATTGGCTGCCTCGCCGCTATTTTTCTCTCGTAGCGGGGTTAATAACCACTTTGGGTATGCTAGGTCTCGTGTATGGGGAAGTAAAAATCACTGAGATGGCGATCACTATGGGTTGGCACCATGTGTTAACGATGATGGTTACCATAGGCGCAGTGCTTAGCATTATTATTTTCTTTGTTGTTAGGGATGGGCCAGAGGGTTATTCGCCTCACAGTCATCCATTACCCGAATTTTTTTATAATGTTTGGCATGTCCTGTCATCTCCCCAGGTGTGGTTAATCGGGTTCGTAGGAGCTTGTTTGTATACTTCACTTTCTGTTTTTGGTGAATTATGGGGTAAAACTTATTTAGAGCAAGCTCATCACCTAACTAAAGCTGAGGCTGCTAGGACGATTTCAGCTATGTTCTTAGGCTGGGCTGTTGGGGCTCCAATTGCTGGTTTTTTATCTGATAGCACTGGGCGGAGGGTTTTGCCTTTGGTGATTGGGGCGATAATGGCCTTCATTTGTATCTGTATGGTTCTATACTACCCAGGACTATCTTATATTTCTTTAAATATTTTGTTGTTTCTCTATGGTGTTTTCAGTGCAACTGAAATTATTGTGTTTATCATGGCAAAGGAAAATTCCGGAGCAGAGTTGTCTGGTACGGTTTTCGCAGCAACAAATATGATAATCACTTTAGGCGGGGTAATATTTCAACCCTTAGTAGGAAAATTGCTGGATACATTCGGCGATAGTGGTATTGTTGCAGGAGAACACGTTTATACAGTGGTAGACTATCAACTTGCTCTTTCAATCCTGCCTATCTCTTTGTTAATGGTTACAATTCTCGCTTTTTTCATGAAGGATTTTCGATCAATAGGACAGTAG
- a CDS encoding MFS transporter, with amino-acid sequence MAWLICGLGAVYYSYEYFLRISPSVMEHALRDHFNLSATGFGVLSAFYYYAYVPMQIPVGVLLDRYGPRLLITIACIICVIGTFIFAGTTVFWIAATGRFLVGFGSAFAFVGVLKLATIWLPENKLAMVSGLAAALGTIGAMIGDNLLGSMVMNIGWRETVNLTAYAGIVLTVILWFGIHDKKSHQRRSGTVANFKKSMIDLGIITRNRQIWINGLFGCLVYLPTTVFAELWGIPYLKHAHNLSQPEADFANSLLFLGFTVGAPLMGYISDRLKRRKLPMLFGATGAGIVMMVVLYLPGLKGTHIDALMFLLGILYSAQCIVFAVGRELSPNEAAGTAMAMTNMIVMLGAMFLQPLVGKLLDLSLSTHMTVPLQAVSVDKLQQLYTADDYQFALSIIPIGIIIAAILTFFLKETYANADN; translated from the coding sequence ATGGCTTGGCTGATTTGCGGACTCGGAGCAGTGTATTACAGTTATGAATATTTTCTGCGCATATCGCCCAGCGTTATGGAACATGCCCTTCGCGATCATTTTAATTTATCTGCAACAGGCTTTGGTGTGTTATCAGCGTTTTACTACTATGCATATGTCCCTATGCAGATTCCTGTTGGTGTTTTATTAGATCGTTATGGGCCAAGACTGTTAATAACAATTGCTTGTATTATTTGTGTAATCGGAACTTTCATTTTTGCTGGGACAACAGTTTTTTGGATCGCTGCTACGGGGCGGTTTTTAGTCGGCTTTGGCTCTGCTTTTGCCTTTGTAGGGGTTTTAAAGCTTGCAACAATTTGGTTGCCTGAAAATAAACTCGCTATGGTTTCGGGGCTGGCTGCGGCTTTAGGAACTATTGGAGCAATGATCGGCGATAATTTGTTAGGCAGTATGGTAATGAACATTGGCTGGCGGGAGACAGTGAACTTAACTGCTTACGCCGGAATTGTGTTAACGGTTATATTATGGTTCGGCATACATGATAAGAAAAGCCATCAACGCCGCAGCGGAACAGTTGCTAATTTCAAGAAGAGTATGATTGATTTAGGCATCATTACCCGCAATAGACAAATTTGGATCAACGGCCTGTTCGGCTGCTTGGTTTATTTGCCAACTACCGTATTTGCTGAGTTATGGGGTATTCCTTATTTAAAGCATGCCCATAATCTTTCACAGCCAGAGGCTGACTTTGCGAATTCTTTATTGTTCCTAGGCTTTACGGTTGGTGCTCCTTTGATGGGCTATATCTCTGACCGATTAAAGCGCCGTAAGCTTCCTATGCTGTTTGGTGCAACAGGTGCAGGAATAGTAATGATGGTGGTGCTTTATTTGCCAGGTTTGAAAGGAACTCATATTGATGCACTGATGTTTCTTTTAGGTATCCTATACAGCGCCCAATGTATCGTCTTTGCTGTTGGTCGTGAGCTTAGCCCTAATGAGGCTGCGGGCACGGCAATGGCCATGACAAACATGATTGTGATGTTAGGTGCTATGTTTTTACAGCCATTAGTGGGTAAGCTGCTTGATTTAAGTTTGTCGACTCACATGACTGTACCTCTACAGGCTGTTTCTGTAGATAAGCTACAGCAATTGTATACAGCGGATGATTATCAATTTGCTTTGTCAATTATCCCGATAGGTATCATAATTGCTGCCATTTTGACCTTCTTTCTGAAGGAAACTTATGCTAATGCAGATAACTAA